A region of the Streptomyces durocortorensis genome:
GTCGGCCTGTACCGGCGTACACCGGAGGGCGAGCTGACGCGTTACGCGCGGGCCGAGGTGGACGTGGCCGGCGAGCGGACCGTGGTGGACGCCCTCGCCGGGTCGGAGCGGCCAGATCTGGTCCTGGTCAACGACGACGACCTCACCTACTGCAAGGTCCGCTTCGACGCGGGTTCGCTGGCCGTCCTGCGCGATCACCTGGGCGGGATCACCGATCCGCTGGCCCGCGCCCTGTGCTGGTCGGCCCTGTGGAACCTGACCCGGGACGCACTGATGCCCGCCCGGGACTTCGTCGCGCTGGTGCTGGCGCACGCCGGCCGCGAGAGCGACATCGGTGTGCTCCAGATGCTGCACACCTGGGCTCAGTCCGCACTGGTCCACTACGCCGCCCCGGCCTGGCGCGAGGAGGGCGGCCGGGCGCTGGCCGAGGGCGCGCTCCGTGAGCTGCGGCTCGCCGAGCCGGGCAGCCAGCACCAGCTGACCTGGGCCCGCTTCTTCGCGGCGGTCGCCTCGTCCGACGAGGACTTCCAGCTGCTGGGCGGGCTGCTGGACGGCACGGCCCGGGTGGACGGTCTCGATGTCGACCAGGAGCTGCGCTGGTCGTTCCTGTCCCCGCTCGCCTCTCACGGGGTGGCGAACGAGGCGGCCATCGACGCCGAACTGGCCCGCGACGACACGGCTTCCGGCAAGCGCCACCACGTACGGTGCCTGGCCTCGCGCCCCTCGGAAGCGGTGAAGGCCCAGGCGTGGGCGGCGGTCGTGGAATCGGACAAGCTGTCCAACGCACTGGTCGAGGCGACGATCGCGGGCTTCCAGCAGCCCTCGCAGCGGGAGCTGCTGGCTCCGTACGAGAACCGCTACTTCGAGGTGATCGAGCGGATCTGGGCGGAGCGGTCCATTCAGATCGGCATGCACGTGGTGCGGGGGATGTTCCCCGGTCTCCGGGACAGCCCGGGAACGCTCGCGGCGACCGACGCCTGGCTGAGCGAGCACGAGAACGCGGCCCCGGCGCTGCGGCGGCTGGTGCTGGAGTCCTGGGACGATCTCGCGCGGGCGCTGCGCGGCCAGGAGTGCGACCGGGCGGCGTAGCGCCGGAGTGAGAGGGGGCGCCCGGACAGGGCGTGTGCGCGGCGCGAAAGCGGCGCTCGCACATCCGGCCGGGCGCCCCTCTCCGAATCCCGGCGTGACAGCCCTCTTCGGTCGTCGAACGCCCGTACTTTAGGGCGGTGTTGTCCGGGTACGTCGACGGGCTTGTAACAGGAGGTTAGGGCACCCTCGCCGGACGGGAAACCCCGGGACATGACCCAGAACACCCCACTCTCCCGCCGCCTCCCGCTTCCCGTCCAGGAGGTCACCCAGCGTGTCCTGTCCGCCGCCCAGTTGAGGGCACGGGGCGTCTCCGCCGCACAGACGTCCGCGCAGTGCCTGCCGGGCGGCCCCTGGCAGCAGATGCTGCCGGGGGTCTACCTCCTGCACCCCGGACCGCCTACCGGCCAGGAGCGGTTGCACGGCGCGCTGCTGTACGCGGGCCGCCCCCCGGGCTCCGCGCGCCGCGCGCCCGCCGGGCCGGAGGACCCGGGGTACGGCGAGGCGATGGTCACCGGGGTCGCGGCCCTCGCGCTGTACGGCTTCGCCACCGTGCCGGACCTGGGGGCGCTGCACCGGATCGACGTGCTGGTCCCGCGCACCCGGCGGCTGCGCTCCACCCGGTTCGTCGAGGTGCTGCGGGCCGCCGCGCTGCCGACAGCGGTGCGGGTGGGCCAGGTGCCCGTCGCCCCGGTCGAGCGGGCGCTGGCCGACGCGGTGGCGGGGCTGGACGAGGCGGCGGACGTCCAGCGGCTGCTGACCGAGGCGGTGCGCGGCGGCCACAGCGAACCGGCTGCTGTGGTACGCGAGTTGAGCGCGGCGAAGCTGCTGGGGCGGCCCGCCGTGGTGGGCGCGGTGGACGCGCTGCTGGCCGAGGGCCGGGCGGTGGCGGAGGGGCGGCTGTACGCGATGGTCCGCGAGCACGGGCTCCCGGAGCCGCTGTGGAACGTGGAGCTGCGGCTGCCGGGCGGTCCCCGGCTGGGCGGGATCGACGCGTACTGGCCGGATCACGCCGTCGCGGTGGAGCTGGACACCAGGGCACCCCGGCACGGCGCGCCGAACCGGGGCGGCCGGGCCGGGGAGGACCCGCAGTGGTCCGCGTACGCCGCGAAGCGGGAGCACCTGGAGCGGCTCGGGGTGACGGTCGTCCACCTCACGCCGAGGAAGCTGCGCGAGGCGGCCGAGCAGCAGGCGACGGTGGTCCGGACGGCCCTGATGGCGGCGGCCGACCGGGAGCCCGCCGCGTACGTGATGGTGCTGCCGCGCTGAGCGGCCGCGAGCCACCCACGGCCCCACCGGCCCGGACGCCCCCGGTGCCACTGGTCCGGACGCCCCCGGTGCCACTGGTCCGGACGTTCTCGGTGCCACTGGTCCGGACCACGGGCCCGAACTCACGCTTCCCGCGTCCCCTTTCGCCTCATTCATCCCTCGTGGCGCATTACCCCCAGTGGCGGATCTCTGCCATGTCGCCAACTCGTCTCCGTCAACTCTCCACAAACCTCTGTCATTTACGACAGGGTGAGCGGTCATCCGGTACCGAATTCCGGACTCTCTCTTTCAATTAACAGGGATGCTGATGACCAAGGAATCCCCCAGTTCCATACCCGGAGCGAGACGCGCTGCCCGCATCGCGGCCGCAGCAGGCCTGGCGGCCGCGATCGCCGCCACCGGTGCCGCTCCGGTGTTCGCCGCCGACGACCCGGCTCCGGCACCCGTCAAACCGGCCGCCACGAGCGACCGGGGCGACAAGCTCGGCACCGCCGACGCCGAGGTTCTCGCCAAGGCCGAGGCCAAGGGCGAGAAGAACGTCACGATGATGATCGCCACCAAGCCGGGGGCGACCGAGCAGGTCACCGAGCAGCTGGACGCCGTCAAGGGCTCCGTGCTCGGCCAGACCTACGACAAGCTCGGTTACGTACGGGCGACGGTGCCGACCAGCACCGCCGAGACGACCATCGCGAAGGCGTCCAAGCTCAAGTCCGTCCTCGGCATCGATCTCAAGCAGGAGATCAAGCTGGACGACCCGACGCCCTCGGGCGACCGGGCCGCGGGGGCCAAGCAGCAAAAGGCCAGCGGCAGTTACCCGGCGCCGAGCAAGAAGACCCCGGCGGCCAACCCGTACAACCCGTCCTTCGAGACGGGCGCGGTCTCCTTCGTCAAGAAGAACCCGAAGGCCGACGGCCGCGGGATCACCATCGGTGTCCTGGACTCCGGTGTCGACCTCGGCCACCCGGCCCTGAAGAAGACCACCACCGGCGAGCGCAAGATCGTCGACTGGGTGACCGCGACCGACCCGGTGAACGACGGCGACGGCACCTGGCTGCGGATGTCGCAGACCGTCACCGGCCCGACGTTCACGTCCGGCGGGAAGACCTACGCGGCCCCTGAGGGCAGCTTCAAGTTCGCCACCTTCGCCGAGTCGGCCACCACCGGCGGCGACATGGCGGGCGACCTCAACCGCGACGGTGACACCACCGACGTCTGGGGCGTGCTGTACGACCCGGTCAAGGGCACCGTACGGGTGGACCTGAACGAGAACGCGGACTTCTCGGACGACAAGGCCCTCAAGCCGTACAAGGACAAGTTCCAGGTCGCCCACTTCGGTGAGGACGACCCGCGCACCAAGATCGTCGAGCGCATCCCGTTCGTCGTCGAGACCCGTAAGGACGTGGTCTACAACGCTTCGGGCGCCAAGGCCGACTACGTCAACATCGGCGTGATCGAGGGCTCGCACGGGACGCACGTCGCGGGCATCACCGCGGCCAACGGCCTGTTCGGCGGCAAGATGAACGGCGCGGCGCCCGGCGCCAAGGTCGTCTCCTCGCGCGCCTGCACCTGGTCCGGAGGCTGCACCAACATCGCGCTGACCGAGGGCATGATCGACCTCGTCGTCAACCGCGGTGTCGACATCGTCAACATGTCGATCGGCGGCCTGCCGCCGCTGAACGACGGCAACAACGCCCGCGCCGAGCTCTACAAGCGCCTCGTCGACATCTACGGCGTCCAGCTCGTCATCTCGGCCGGCAACAGCGGCCCGGGCCTCAACACCATCGGTGACCCGGCCCTGGCCGACCACGTCATCTCGGTGGGCGCGTCGATCTCCAAGGAGACGTGGGCCGCGAACTACGGCTCCAGGGTCACCAAGAAGTACGACATGCTCCCCTTCTCCTCGCGCGGTCCGCGTGAGGACGGCGGCTTCACGCCGACCATCTCGGCCCCTGGCGCGGCGATCAACACCACCCAGACCTGGGCCGCGGGCGGTCCGGTCAAGGAGGCGGGCTACGCCCTGCCGCCCGGCTACTCGATGCTCCAGGGCACCTCGATGGCCTCGCCGCAGGCCGCGGGCGCAGCCGCCCTGCTGCTCTCGGCCGCGAAGCAGAAGAACCTGGAGCTGCCCCCGGCCGACCTGCGGGTCGCGCTGACCAGCTCGGCGACCCACATCAAGGGCGTGCCCGCGCACGCCCAGGGTTCCGGTCTGATGAACATCCTCGGCGCCTGGAAGCTCATCACCAAGAAGGGCAACCCGGCGCACGAGTACAAGGTGAAGGCCCCGGTCGACACCGCGATCGACTTCGCGCTCAAGGACCCGGGCTTCGGCACCGGCCTCTACGACCGCGAGGGCGGCCTCAAGGTCGGCGAGACGAAGGTCTACGAGATCACCGTCACCCGCACCACGGGTCCGGACCGCAACGTCCGGCACAAGCTGTCGTGGAAGAACAACGACGGCACCTTCAAGCTGAGCAGCCCCAAGTACGTCTCGCTGCCGCTCGACGTGCCGGTGAAGCTGAAGGTCACGGCGAAGGCCAAGAAGGCGGGCGTGCACAGCGCCATCCTGCGGCTGGACGACAAGAAGACCGTCGGCATCGACCACCAGGTCCTCTCCACGGTCGTCGTCGCCCACGAGCTGACCGAGCCCGGTTACGCGTTCAAGTCGTCGAGCTCGGTGCAGCGCAACGGCACCACCTCGTACTTCATCAACGTGCCGAAGGGCGCCAAGACCCTTGAGGTCGCCCTCAGCGCCCTGCGTTCGGGCAGCCAGACCCGGTTCATCGCCCTGCACCCGTACGGGACGCCGGTCGACCCGACCTCCACGATCAACTGCTACCCGAACTACGAGAACCCGGCCAACACCTGCCGCCCGGACGTGCGCTCCTACAAGGACCCGTACCCCGGCGTGTGGGAGATCGAGGTCGAGTCGCGCCGTACGTCGCCGCTGCTGGCCAACCCGTTCAAGCTGGACGTCTCGCTGCTCGGCGCCTCCTTCGACCCGGCGGTGCAGACCATCGCCGAGGCGAAGATCGGCACCCCGGCCGCGGTGGACTGGAAGGTCACCAACGGCGCGGCGCCCCTTGAGGGCAAGCTCAAGGGCGGCGCGCTCGGCTCGGCCAAGGTCGAGAAGCCGTCGATCTCCACGGGCCAGACCCGGCAGACCACGGTCACCATCGGTGCGGGCGTCGAGCGCCTCGACTTCGCCATCGGCGGCCCGTCGGACGCCAACGCCGACCTCGACCTGTACGTCTTCCGGGGCGCCACCCAGGTCGGCAGCGGGACCTCCGCCGGTTCCGAGGAGAAGGTCAGCCTGACCAAGCCGGCCGCGGGTACGTACACGGTGATCGTCGAGGGTTACTCGGTCCCGTCCGGGTCGACCACGTACGACTACCGCGACGTGTACTACGCGGCCTCGCTCGGCACCCTGAAGGTCGACACCTCGAAGACCTACAGCCTGGCGAACGGCGCCTCGGCGCAGATCGGCGCCGAGGTCGTGGTCGCCGGTGCGGCTCCCGAGGGGCGGCAGTTCTTCGGTGAGGTCCAGCTGGTGAACGGCCGCGGCACCGCCGCGGGCACCGGCAGCGTCGTGATCGAGAAGGTCACGCCGTAACGGATCGCTCCTGGGAAGTTCTGATCGGCGGCGGGGCGGGCGCTCTTCACGAGCACCCGCCCCGCTGTGCGTGTTCCTTGTCACAGCGCGGAGAGTCCGCAGGTCGGACAATGGATTGGACAAGGCGTGCCGGGACATACGCATCATGGAGCGGCATACGGACCGCACAGACGCACAGGTGTACAGAACAGAGGAGTCCCCGTGAAGGTCGGAATCGTCGGAGCCACCGGTCAGGTCGGCACAGTCATGCTCAGGATCCTGGCCGAGCGGAACTTCCCGGTCGACGAGCTGCGGCTGTTCGCCTCCGCTCGGTCCGCGGGCTCCACGATCGACTGGCAGGGCACCGGTGTCACCGTCGAGGACGCCGCCGCGGCCGACTACACCGGCCTGGACATCGTGCTGTTCTCCGCGGGCGGCGCGACCTCGAAGGCGCTGGCCGAGAAGGTCGCCTCCCAGGGCGCCGTGGTGATCGACAACTCCTCCGCCTGGCGTAAGGACCCCGAGGTCCCGCTCGTCGTCTCCGAGGTCAACCCGCACGCGGCCCGGGTCCGCCCCAAGGGGATCATCGCCAACCCGAACTGCACCACGATGGCCGCCATGCCCGTGCTGCGCCCGCTGCACGCGGAGGCCGGTCTCGAAACGCTGACCGTCGCCACCTACCAGGCCGTCTCCGGTTCCGGCGTGGCCGGCGTCGCCGAGCTGCACGGCCAGGCGTCCAAGGTCGTCGCCGAGGCGGAGAAGCTGGCCCACGACGGCGAGGCCGTGGACTTCCCCGAGCCCGCGGTCTACAAGCGCCCGATCGCCTTCAACGTGCTGCCGCTGGCCGGTTCGATCGTGGACGACGGTTCGTTCGAGACGGACGAGGAGCAGAAGCTCCGCAACGAGTCCCGCAAGATCCTGGAGATCCCGGAGCTGAAGGTCTCCGGCACCTGCGTCCGGGTCCCGGTCTTCTCCGGCCACTCGCTCCAGATCAACGCCCGCTTCGCCCGCCCGATCGGCGTCGAGCGCGCCTACGAGCTGCTGAAGGACGCCGAGGGCGTCGAGCTCTCCGAGATCCCGACCCCGCTCCAGGCGGCGGGCAAGGACGCCTCGTACGTCGGCCGTATCCGGGTCGACGAGACCGTCGAGAACGGCCTCGCGCTCTTCGTCTCCGGCGACAACCTCCGCAAGGGCGCGGCGCTGAACGCCGTGCAGATCGCGGAGCTGGTGGCGGCCGAGCTGAAGGGCTGACCAGAAGTCGTACGCGTACGGGAAGGGGCGGCCACCGGACAGACCGGTGGCCGCCCCTTCCGTATGCCCTCAGAGGGCGAGGTGCCGCCTGAGCGCCACGTCCACCTCGGCCATGCGCTGCCGGGGGGCCTTGCCGATGCGGCGCATCAGCCGCTGCGGCGAGACGGCGCGCACCTGCTCGCACTGCGCCTTGCTGTCCACCGGAAGGTGGCACTCGGCCGCCGACAGGAGGACCTGGAAGGGAAAGACGCGCGCCGTGTTGGAGGTGATGGGCACGACCGTCAGGACACCGCGCTCCGTCCGCTCCACGGTGGCGTTGGCGCCGTCGTTCGACACGATCAGCGCCGGGCGGGCCTTGTTCGCCTCACTGCCCCGGACCGGCTCGAAGTCGATCAGGTAGATGTCACCGCGCCGCATCGGTGAGCCCGTCGCCCGAGACCCGGTCCCAGAAGTCGGCGTCCTCGCTCTTGTCCCACTCGGCGAAGGCCTCCTCGTATTCGGCCTCCAGGTTCGAGGCGCGCAACAGCTCGATCGCGGCGTGTATCACCGCGGAGCGGGAATCCGCGTCGGTCTTCGCGGCGTACTCGTCGACGAAGGCGACATCCTCCTGCGGCAGACTCACACTGATTTTCATACCCTCAATGCTACCCATGGTGGCACAGGGGTGCTACCCCCGGCGAGGAAGCCCTCACGGCCTCCGCACCTCGAAGAGCAGGCACCCGTACTCCACCGCCCGGACATGCACCAGCACCACCGCAGGGTCCGCGAACGCCTCGTCGAACGCCGTGTCGAAGCCCTTCTCCGCGTCGGCCGGGGTCTCCAGCAGCCGACCGCCGGCGATGTGCCCGCGTGCGTCGTAGCGGCGCACCGTGCGCAGGGCGCCGGGGCGTGAGAACGGGTAGCCCCGGCGCGCGGGGTCCGGGCCCGCGCACTCCTCGGCGTGGACGAAGACGGGGCCCTGCTCGTCGTACGCCCCCGGGCTCGCCCCGGTCCCGGCCGCCCAGCGGCGCAGCGGGGCGTAGGAGACCAGGGCGATGCGCTCCCCCGGCTCGCTGCCGCGCAGGCAGCAGCGGAGGGGGGCGCCGCCTTCCGTCTCCGGGTACGGGGCGCAGGGGCGGCCCGCGTCGTCGGTGGCGCGGAGTTCGGCGAGGGCGGCGGGGGTGATGGGGCGAGGCTCGTATCCGGTCATGGTTCGAGCCTGTCCCCCGGAGCCGTCCGCGTCCGGCGGAAAACGGACATCGCGCTGGGAGCGCGGCACGTGGAAGGATGGCCGGAAACGCCGCATATCAAGTAGCACACCAAGGAGATGACCGCGTGCCTGGCACGAATCTGACCCGCGAAGAGGCACAGGAGCGGGCGCGCCTGCTGACCGTGGACGCGTACGAGATCGATCTCGACCTCTCCGGAGCGCAGGAGGGCGGCACCTACCGGTCCGTGACCACCGTGCGCTTCGACTCCGCGGAGGCCGGTGCGGAGTCCTTCATCGACCTGGTCGCCCCCGCCGTCCACGACGTCGTACTCAACGGCGAGGCGCTGGACGTGGCCGCCGTGTTCCACGACTCCCGGATCGCGCTGCCGCAGCTGCGCGAGGGCGCCAACGAGCTGAAGGTCGTCGCGGACTGCGCGTACACCAACAGCGGTGAGGGTCTGCACCGGTTCGTCGACCCGGTCGACGAGCAGGCCTACCTGTACACGCAGTTCGAGGTCCCGGACGCCCGCCGGGTGTTCGCCTCGTTCGAGCAGCCGGACCTGAAGGCGACGTTCCAGTTCACCGTGAAGGCCCCCTCCGGCTGGACGGTCATCTCGAACTCGCCGACGCCGGAACCGAAGGGCGACGTCTGGACGTTCGAGCCGACGCCGCGCATCTCCACGTACATCACGGCTCTCATCGTCGGCCCGTACCACTCGGTGCACAGCAGCTACGAGAAGGACGGCCAGTCCGTTCCGCTGGGCATCTACTGCCGCCCCTCGCTGGCGGAGTACCTGGACGCGGACGAGATCTTCGCCGTCACCCGGCAGGGCTTCGACTGGTTCCAGGAGAAGTTCGACTACGCGTACCCGTTCGCCAAGTACGACCAGCTCTTCGTCCCGGAGTTCAACGCGGGCGCGATGGAGAACGCGGGCGCGGTGACCATCCGCGACCAGTACGTCTTCCGTTCCAAGGTGACGGACGCGGCGTACGAGGTGCGCGCCGAGACCATCCTGCACGAGCTGGCCCACATGTGGTTCGGCGACCTCGTGACGATGGAGTGGTGGAACGACCTCTGGCTGAACGAGTCGTTCGCCACCTACACCTCGATCGCCTGCCAGGCGTACGCCGAGGGCTCCAAGTGGCCGCACGCCTGGACCACGTTCGCCAACTCCATGAAGACCTGGGCGTACCGGCAGGACCAGCTGCCCTCCACGCACCCGATCATGGCGGACATCCGGGACCTGGACGACGTCCTCGTCAACTTCGACGGGATCACGTACGCCAAGGGCGCATCCGTGCTCAAGCAGCTCGTGGCGTACGTCGGCATGGACGCGTTCTTCCAGGGCGTACAGGCGTACTTCAAGGCGCACGCCTTCGGCAACACCCGTCTGTCCGACCTGCTGGGCGCGCTGGAGGAGACCTCCGGCCGTGACCTGAAGACCTGGTCGAAGGCGTGGCTGGAGACCGCGGGCATCAATATCCTGCGCCCGGTGGTCGAGACCGACACCGAGGGCCGCGTCACCTCCTTCACCGTGCTCCAGGAGGCCCCGGCCCTGCCCGCCGGCGCCAAGGGCGAGCCGACGCTGCGCCCGCACCGGATCGCTGTCGGCTGCTACGACCTGAACGCGGACGGCAAGCTCGTCCGCACCGACCGGATCGAGCTGGACGTCGAGGGCGAGCGCACCACCGTGCCGTTCCCGGAGGGCAAGGCACGCCCGGCCGTCATCCTGCTCAACGACGACGACCTCTCCTACGCCAAGGTCCGCCTGGACGAGGAGTCCCTGCGGGTCGTCACCGAGCACCTGGGCGACTTCACCGAGTCGCTGCCGCGCGCCCTGTGCTGGGCCTCGGCCTGGGACATGACGCGCGACGGCGAGCTGGCGACCCGCGACTACCTCGCACTGGTGCTCTCCGGCATCGGCAAGGAGTCGGACATCGGCGTCGTCCAGTCGCTGCACCGCCAGGTGAAGCTGGCCCTGGACCTGTATGCGGCCCCGGAGACCCGTGAGGCCGCGCTCAACCAGTGGACGGACGCGACACTGGCGCACCTGCGGGCGGCGGAGCCGGGCAGCGACCACCAGCTGGCGTGGGCCCGCGCGTTCGCGGCGACCGCCCGCAACCCGCAGCAGCTGGATCTGCTCCAGTCGCTGCTGGACGGCACGGAGGCCGTCGAGGGCCTGACCGTCGACACCGAGCTGCGGTGGGCGTTCGTGCAGCGGCTCGCGGCCGTCGGCCTGCTCGACGAGGAGGAGATCGCCGCCGAGTACGAGCGCGACAAGACGGCGGCGGGCGAGCGCCACGCGGCCTCGGCGCGGGCGGCCCAGCCCTCGGAGGAGGCCAAGGCGCAGGCGTGGGCCTCGGTCGTGGAGTCCGACAAGCTGCCGAACTCGCTCCAGGAAGCAGTCATCAGCGGCTTCGTCCAGACGGACCAGCGCGAGCTGCTCACCCCGTACACGGAGAGGTTCTTCGCCGCGGTGAAGGACGTCTGGGACTCGCGCAGCCACGAGATGGCACAGCAGATCGCGGTGGGCCTCTACCCGGCCCTCCAGGTCTCGCAGGAGACGCTGGACGCCACCGACGCCTGGCTGGCCTCGGCCGAGCCGAGCGCGGGCCTGCGCCGGCTGATGTCGGAGTCCCGGGCGGGCGTGGAGCGCGCGCTGAAGGCCCAGGCCGCGGACGCGGCGGCGGCCACCGCGTAGCGGTACGTACGGCCCTGGGGGCGTCCTCTTCGTCGCGGTGAATGCGTCGCGGCGAAGGGGCGCCCCTTTGCCGTACGCCCACACGTTCGCTGTGTGTCCGTACGCGATGGGGTCTCCCGTGGCCCACGGTCCGAAGGGTCGTCGCAAGCTTCGGGCGCTGACCACGGGAGGGTCGATGCCCGGCCAGGCCCTGAGCGCCTGTCGGGTTGGAACCCGCCCGGCGGGCGGGCGCAGGAGCGCAACCGTCCGCCGGGCGGAGCAGGGGGTGCCGGCAGGCCCTACGGGGTCACGCGCCCGACTCCTCGTAGCGGCGGGTCAGCTCGGCCGTGCCGGACTCCGTGAGGCTGCCGTGGAGCCTCATCCGGGCCACGCCGCCGTCGGGGAAGGCGTCGAGGCGGACGTGGGTGACGACGGCCTGGGCGCGCAGCACGAAGCGGTGCAGGGTGTCGGGCTGGAGGCGGGTGCGCGGGATGATCTCGAACCACTCGCCGGTGTCGCCGTTGCGGCCCTGGAGGGCGATCCAGCCCGCGGAGTTGCCCTTGAGGTAGGCGGTGTCGATCTCGACCGCGCGGACCGCGCCCTGGGCGGGCAGGCGGAAGCGGACCCAGTCGTTGGTGTCGCGGACCCGGCGGCGGCGGTTCTCCCAGCCGTCGTCCATCTTGCGGGACGTGCCCGGCAGGATGATCTGGGTGGGCGAGGAGTAGAAGCGGTCGGAGGCGTCCTCGTACGTACCGCCGTTGAGCACGGAGATCAGGTCGACGGTGCCGAGCGCGGCGATCCAGGCGGGGTCCGGGACGACTTCGCCGTGCACGCGGAGGCGGGCGATGCCGCCGTCGGGGTGCTGGCAGAGGCGGATGTGGGTGTAGCGGCGGCCGCCGGTGATCTCGAAGGCGTTCGCGGCGTGGCCGCGTACGGGGGTGGGCGGAAGGATCTCCTCCCACTTCACGTCGTCGGCGAGCAGCCGCTCAGGGCTCGGGGCGCCTTCGACGGAGGCGGCCTGCACCGATACGCGCTGCGGGTAGTTGCCGCGGAAGTGGGCGGTGTCCACGATCAGGCCGCGAATGACGCCGGGGGCACCGAGGCGGACGATCGCCCAGTCGTGGTCCTCGGGGGCCGGGAAGGGGGTCTCGGCGTCCGCGCCGCGGCGGCGGCGGGTCTCCCAGCCGTCCATGATCTTGCCCTTGTGCCCGAAGTGCTCCGGGTCGAAGACTGCGCGCTCGCGGATCAGGAGGTTCTCGCGCTCTGCGAAGAACTCGTCGTTGGCGGCGATCACGCCCGCGCCCAGGCGGCGGTCGGCGAGGTCGACCAGCTCGATGAAGGGAAGGTCCCCGGCCTCGCGGTAGTCCGCGTAGGGGTCGCCGCCGCCGTAGGGCGCGGCGTCATTGGCATGGGGGTCGGTGTCGGAGTTCTGGAATGTGGTCTCGCTCGCGTCGAAGGTCATGCCCCTACCCTCGCGCGACCGGAACCATCAGGTCCATCGAAAGTTTCCGCAGATACTGTTCAGCTCAACTGAACGTACGGGCTACCTGTGTGAGCGCCGCGAGCACCCGCGCCACCGCCGGGCCGCTCTCCGCCCCGTGCCGGACCGCGGCCACCACATGGCGGCGCGGCTGGTCCGCCTCCAGCACCCGCATCACCACGCCCTCGCTCCGCTCCCGGGCGGCCATCCGGGGGACCAGCGCGATCCCCATGCCCGCCTCGACGAGGGCGAGGATGGCGGTCCATCCGGCGGCGCTGTGGGCCTGCTCGGGGACGAAGCCCGCGGCTTCACAGGCGGCGGTGGTGATCTCCGACCAGGGCCCCGAGCCGCCGAAGATCCAGCGGTCGGCGGCCAGGTCCGCCAGGCGCAGCGCGGGCGCGTCGGCCAGCGGGTGACCGGCCGGGAGCGCCACGTCCAGC
Encoded here:
- a CDS encoding DUF1203 domain-containing protein → MTGYEPRPITPAALAELRATDDAGRPCAPYPETEGGAPLRCCLRGSEPGERIALVSYAPLRRWAAGTGASPGAYDEQGPVFVHAEECAGPDPARRGYPFSRPGALRTVRRYDARGHIAGGRLLETPADAEKGFDTAFDEAFADPAVVLVHVRAVEYGCLLFEVRRP
- a CDS encoding S8 family serine peptidase — encoded protein: MLMTKESPSSIPGARRAARIAAAAGLAAAIAATGAAPVFAADDPAPAPVKPAATSDRGDKLGTADAEVLAKAEAKGEKNVTMMIATKPGATEQVTEQLDAVKGSVLGQTYDKLGYVRATVPTSTAETTIAKASKLKSVLGIDLKQEIKLDDPTPSGDRAAGAKQQKASGSYPAPSKKTPAANPYNPSFETGAVSFVKKNPKADGRGITIGVLDSGVDLGHPALKKTTTGERKIVDWVTATDPVNDGDGTWLRMSQTVTGPTFTSGGKTYAAPEGSFKFATFAESATTGGDMAGDLNRDGDTTDVWGVLYDPVKGTVRVDLNENADFSDDKALKPYKDKFQVAHFGEDDPRTKIVERIPFVVETRKDVVYNASGAKADYVNIGVIEGSHGTHVAGITAANGLFGGKMNGAAPGAKVVSSRACTWSGGCTNIALTEGMIDLVVNRGVDIVNMSIGGLPPLNDGNNARAELYKRLVDIYGVQLVISAGNSGPGLNTIGDPALADHVISVGASISKETWAANYGSRVTKKYDMLPFSSRGPREDGGFTPTISAPGAAINTTQTWAAGGPVKEAGYALPPGYSMLQGTSMASPQAAGAAALLLSAAKQKNLELPPADLRVALTSSATHIKGVPAHAQGSGLMNILGAWKLITKKGNPAHEYKVKAPVDTAIDFALKDPGFGTGLYDREGGLKVGETKVYEITVTRTTGPDRNVRHKLSWKNNDGTFKLSSPKYVSLPLDVPVKLKVTAKAKKAGVHSAILRLDDKKTVGIDHQVLSTVVVAHELTEPGYAFKSSSSVQRNGTTSYFINVPKGAKTLEVALSALRSGSQTRFIALHPYGTPVDPTSTINCYPNYENPANTCRPDVRSYKDPYPGVWEIEVESRRTSPLLANPFKLDVSLLGASFDPAVQTIAEAKIGTPAAVDWKVTNGAAPLEGKLKGGALGSAKVEKPSISTGQTRQTTVTIGAGVERLDFAIGGPSDANADLDLYVFRGATQVGSGTSAGSEEKVSLTKPAAGTYTVIVEGYSVPSGSTTYDYRDVYYAASLGTLKVDTSKTYSLANGASAQIGAEVVVAGAAPEGRQFFGEVQLVNGRGTAAGTGSVVIEKVTP
- a CDS encoding ribbon-helix-helix domain-containing protein, coding for MKISVSLPQEDVAFVDEYAAKTDADSRSAVIHAAIELLRASNLEAEYEEAFAEWDKSEDADFWDRVSGDGLTDAAR
- a CDS encoding aspartate-semialdehyde dehydrogenase; amino-acid sequence: MKVGIVGATGQVGTVMLRILAERNFPVDELRLFASARSAGSTIDWQGTGVTVEDAAAADYTGLDIVLFSAGGATSKALAEKVASQGAVVIDNSSAWRKDPEVPLVVSEVNPHAARVRPKGIIANPNCTTMAAMPVLRPLHAEAGLETLTVATYQAVSGSGVAGVAELHGQASKVVAEAEKLAHDGEAVDFPEPAVYKRPIAFNVLPLAGSIVDDGSFETDEEQKLRNESRKILEIPELKVSGTCVRVPVFSGHSLQINARFARPIGVERAYELLKDAEGVELSEIPTPLQAAGKDASYVGRIRVDETVENGLALFVSGDNLRKGAALNAVQIAELVAAELKG
- the pepN gene encoding aminopeptidase N, whose product is MPGTNLTREEAQERARLLTVDAYEIDLDLSGAQEGGTYRSVTTVRFDSAEAGAESFIDLVAPAVHDVVLNGEALDVAAVFHDSRIALPQLREGANELKVVADCAYTNSGEGLHRFVDPVDEQAYLYTQFEVPDARRVFASFEQPDLKATFQFTVKAPSGWTVISNSPTPEPKGDVWTFEPTPRISTYITALIVGPYHSVHSSYEKDGQSVPLGIYCRPSLAEYLDADEIFAVTRQGFDWFQEKFDYAYPFAKYDQLFVPEFNAGAMENAGAVTIRDQYVFRSKVTDAAYEVRAETILHELAHMWFGDLVTMEWWNDLWLNESFATYTSIACQAYAEGSKWPHAWTTFANSMKTWAYRQDQLPSTHPIMADIRDLDDVLVNFDGITYAKGASVLKQLVAYVGMDAFFQGVQAYFKAHAFGNTRLSDLLGALEETSGRDLKTWSKAWLETAGINILRPVVETDTEGRVTSFTVLQEAPALPAGAKGEPTLRPHRIAVGCYDLNADGKLVRTDRIELDVEGERTTVPFPEGKARPAVILLNDDDLSYAKVRLDEESLRVVTEHLGDFTESLPRALCWASAWDMTRDGELATRDYLALVLSGIGKESDIGVVQSLHRQVKLALDLYAAPETREAALNQWTDATLAHLRAAEPGSDHQLAWARAFAATARNPQQLDLLQSLLDGTEAVEGLTVDTELRWAFVQRLAAVGLLDEEEIAAEYERDKTAAGERHAASARAAQPSEEAKAQAWASVVESDKLPNSLQEAVISGFVQTDQRELLTPYTERFFAAVKDVWDSRSHEMAQQIAVGLYPALQVSQETLDATDAWLASAEPSAGLRRLMSESRAGVERALKAQAADAAAATA
- a CDS encoding type II toxin-antitoxin system PemK/MazF family toxin → MRRGDIYLIDFEPVRGSEANKARPALIVSNDGANATVERTERGVLTVVPITSNTARVFPFQVLLSAAECHLPVDSKAQCEQVRAVSPQRLMRRIGKAPRQRMAEVDVALRRHLAL